In the genome of Scylla paramamosain isolate STU-SP2022 chromosome 2, ASM3559412v1, whole genome shotgun sequence, the window ACCTGGAGGCAAGTGGGGAAGACACATAACGAACAGCGCTGGGTCCTGGGGCCTGAGttagtggggtcagtgtcttggtaTGAAATGAACAACGCCAGACGCAgttctgggtcagtggggtcagtaccCTTCACTTTAAattaatacattaaaatacagCCCCTCTCAGTTTTTAGCACTTACGTTTTGGTTGGTTCATCACATTTCCTTTTCtatattcacatttttagtgatttttttttttttttttttactgtttttttacgataccataattttgtatttaatatcaatattttaacCTGCAATCTTTGTTGTTTTGAAAGTTTTacagcggcgccatatgaccgcgataTTGCGGCGCAATAAACcaaatcaataacaacaatcctgctctttatatatttaattttagtttctttctttctttatttatttcattggagGAAAAACTCACCAGCTCTTTACACTCTTATGTTTGAATAATCCTCAAACACAAGCATGGAAGACAAGGGAAATGTGTACTGTACTCCTTGCTCTGAGgaagatggtgataatgataatgatggcgtTTTATATTGTCTATTTTATATCATAAGCAAGGGGAATTACGTTGTCTTTCCGTCTTTGTTGTTTTCAATTTTCACGAGGACCTTTGAGTCAGGTTATCGCTTTGACTAGTTACCATAACTTCCCAAGCTTATTCAAACACTGTGGTGCGAGTTTACATCACAGTTCTCTTGAGACATCATTGACAGAAATTTGAGTGAAAAAGTTACTCATATCTTTCGGttcctgcgtctctctctctctctctctctctctctctctctctctctctctctctctctctctctctctctctctctctctctctctctctctctctctctctctctctctctcttcttatttatctattttatctattgatttttttttttcaacattattattttctttctcagtaaATGCGTAACATCACTATTCGGACACAACACGTACCTCCTCCAGGGGTTGCATGAAGGCCTCACAAATACAATCAATAATCTGTATACACCCAGGTCAAAAATGCAGAGCTTCTTGAAATCTGTTAACTGGTAAAttgaccgtttttttttttttttttttttttttttttttacatatacaaCTACgaataaaatttttaaaaataataaaaatagtcgCCCATCTTTCCGTTACACTTCCTCTCATCGGTAACAAAATGTCTTTCACTTGCGAACAAGATGTGTACCGTGGTGACTTTTACATATGTGGGAACCGTCTGTTGCAGAAAAACAAACGAGAGTAACGAGTGCAATGATGAGAGTAATTATGTACATGATGCGATtctaaaaaaatagtagtagtagtagtaataattatagttgtagttgttgttgtagttgttgttgttgttgttgttgttgttgttgttgttgttgttgttgttgttgtagtagcagtagtagtagtagtagtagtagtagtagtttaaataGTAGTGAAGAAATAAGTGTCCAACATTTCTCGAGTGAAGAAAATAAGTTTACAAATTAAACAAGTTGAATGTTCTGAAATGAATAAAcaggtaaatgaaaataaaaaaagaataaaaaaaaataagcaataagaggagaaaacaaacgTGCAGAAAAGATACACAGACAtctgtatttttccttcatttaaccattcaggaagaaatatttttgtTACGAAATACTAGAGGCTGTCcccctcaataaactaacatcTAACAACATAAGAGTGACGCACACGAACCTGAGTCACTTCTTACCACATTGCTGTGTTTCACTTATCTACATTAAGGTACGCGTTTCCTGCAGCTGGTTTGCCTCAAGTACAGTTCATTTCACCTTGCTTGCATGAAGTAGCTATTGCTCGTATGAAGTGAGCCTCAGGCCTGCTTTACAcgagcagtctctctctctctctctctctctctctctctctctctctctctctctctctctctctctctctctctctctctctctctctctctctctctctctctcagagcaaAACCGTACAGTCCAGGTAGATTCTCGGGCGACAAAAAATTCGCCCGCTGCATGCTTTGCTAAACAGTCCAGTTGTGAGCATTCTAGAATATTGAACAAATCTACGAAGCACTTCAGACGGATGGTTTTCTTCGTGCAGCAGCAGTGGTTGATGTCAGTCAAGGAAAGTGTACTGTTTTCCCTGCTCTCATTTTTCTGTGCGTTCTGCGCATTGTTGCAAGCAGAccgcacggaaaaaaaaaaaaaaagttggtgtgAAGACCTGTACTCTTCACATCATCATGTGCGGTCATCCTGCcagaccaaaaataaataaataaataaacaaatcgtCTGCTTATACCATAAGCTCAAATTCAATCACAATAGAAACTGATATGTCGGCGAACCTTTCTTATCTGCCTCGCTCACAGTCTCTGCTTAAGGGCAAAATCTGCTTAAATCATCCGCCTGTATCCGTTTTACGCACAAAAGTAACAAATATGCAAATACCAACACTTAAAATGTACTGGATGCGATGGCCGAAGGCAGTAGGTGTTTGAAGTTGTCGGCTAAAGTCTTGCGTTCGAGTACCGCCGAAACCTTAACTCACCTTTACTTGAATTATGAAACACCCGCAATCAAAACCAGAACATTCAAAATCCTGAAAGTACAATAACATATAAAGAGTTAACACTTGGCTGTATCAGTACCACTCTACCACACCGTTCGTTATTGTAAGTGACTtagcgcatatatatatatatatatatatatatatatatatatatatatatatatatatatatatatatatatatatatatatatatatatatatatatatatcactagcATCCTTTCATATCGGCATATTGTAATGAATGCTTAGAAAGGAAATCTGGCGGAGTGGTTCTTGAAGGTTGATGTGGAAGGTGAGCGGCAGATTCCATAGTCACTCCAGTCTTATTCTATTACCAGAAGTAGCGCTCATCTCAGACTCCCACGCTTCATTATTATGACTTTTGTGTgttggagggaaggggtgaggtgCGGTGCGGGTGCCTAACCCATGGCGTAGGGCGAGGCGCCACTTGTCCTCAGGTAATAAGTCCCCGTTAGGCTGAAAGAATATCAGAGGTTAGTAATAACATCTCCTGCATCGCCGTGCAGGCGATGCAGTATGAACTGAGCGCTGCACACTCACCCTTGTTGTGAACTGACTTAAAATTTTTCAAATATTGAGCAATGACCTTTACGTCTTTTGAAAAACTTATCTTTTAAGGTGACATACTTTTTCTCCACATGGAAGCCCATCTGGAGGCAGCCCTTCCCGCACGTGTCGCACAGACCTGCCTGGAAAGCATCCCAGTCCTGGCACGGGTGTGCCAGGAAGGGCGTCTCCCCGTTAATGCTTTCCAACCAGTAGTCCTGCGCTACGTCATGGTTGCAGCCCCGCGCCTCCCCTGCAGGCAACAGCCATACGTTAGTCATTGCTACGTGCACTTTTCAGAACAGCAACATAAGTTTATTCTAAGCACCAAAGATACTTTCGTGTGTGACTTGAAAACTGCTTTACCCGGCGCGGTGAGGCCAAAAGAGCAGGCTGGCTGATGTTTTCCACCGTTGGGGTAGAAATCCACGTGGCCCATTTGTTTCCCCATTCCCAGGCAAATCTGAATGAAGAAACAGGTCTGTAAGAGAACTTTGAAGACACTGTAATGCTGTACTTGTCTTCCTCATCAATAAGACTCGTGTATATGCTCGTGTATATCATTACTTACACGTGTGAAATTCACTGTAATTATAAATGTATGCTAGATTTAAATTAGAAATTTTGAaggaaagcatggaaagcaaatTAGGAAAGTAAAATTctatatcaccatcatcatcaatatatgTTAGGTTTACTCCTAAGCGTTCACCCTTCCCTTCGTTCCGGCCTGCCTCGAGGATTTTACTCACAGTGAGGATGGAACAGGCGTCTGTGTGGATCACTTGAACAAACTCAGCATCGGAAGGGTCGAGGCGGTGCTCCTCGGTGACGTTATAGAAGAATGGACCGGCGGGATCCATCCCTTAGACCCACGACAAAGATGCAGGACAGGATAGGAGAAATTTATATGAACGATATATGATAATATAAGGTGACTTCAGTGAAACGTGACTTAGTTACATTCTACATTGTACATTCACCCATTACAGTGGAGCAATGTGTGActtgtttttccataaatggCTGTTTGGCTGACATCAGAATGAGGCGCAGACTGACCTGTGATGAAGGGGAGACGAAACTTTTCAAGATGCTGACCAATGGCGCCACATACGTGGGACCCGAGGGAGTGCCCCGTAGCCTGCACTTGGGTCACGTCCAGCCCCGCCGCCTCCTGCAGCCACTCCAGCAGGCGAGCCGTGCGCTCCCCCACCTAGCCACCCACCGGCAGTACGGCAACAATACATTAATAAATCTGTGCTAACCTGACACCAGCATGTTTATAGGCGTGCGGCAGAGCGCGTCACTGACCAGCTGTGTGTGCAGGACGGCCTGGGGGTACCACGGCGACTCAGCCAAGTGCTCCCAGTCCACAGAAATCACGTTGTACGACCCGCGACTCAGCAGCTCTGATGGACCGAGAGCCAAATGACTGCTAAGCATCCAAACACCGCAGGATATTAGTAAAGGGAATAATTTAACGCAATCAATAACCTAACACCGCTCTgctaaagacaagaaaaagcaCTACCTCATAATGCAAATtaatcttttccctccctcttgacaaataaaagaatggaCGGAATTACCACGCACCTGTCTTAGCACGAACCGGCCAGCTGGTGAATCCGTTTGAGGTGAAACcgtgaaccaccaccaccgtgggGTCCGCGGGCCTGAGAGGGGAGGCGGCCAGGCTGGTGGCGTCTCCGAACACCAGGCGGTAGTACTCGTCATCGCTTGGATTACTCCTGGCGAGGATGACGCGCAACTTGAAATTAAACAACATAAATATACTTCCTACCATTTATCTATACGTTATTTATACACGTATTGTGACCTGCAGGAAGCGGCCAGATGGATCAACACCTGATATCTCATTACCTGGTCCACAAGAGGAAATGAACGTCATCCGCGGATGACCGGAAGGCgctggccgccgccgccgccgccaccaccaccaccactaccaccaccaccacctgtaacGCGGCTGTCACACCAAGAGTCAGCAGTCACGTACATAACTTTAAACACTTACCCAAATCGACTCAGATTGGCATAAAGACGTATTGCAGTTAATGTCACAGAAACTACTTAGATTCGCGAGGTGGTTACTTGCAGAATCAAGGACAAAAGTATACAGTAGCACCTTACCCAGCAGCCTGAAGAGGGACATGGCAGGCTTGGTGTTCTCCAAGACTGGCGTCCATCCTCCAGCAGCTGTTTATGAACCCTCGCCTGTGTGTCGGGAACTCAGTCATCTGCGCACAAAGccgggggaggaaggaaaaaataaaactttattCGGTAACTGTCACTCTTGGCCACTCGTCCTTGACCTGCAGATAGGCCACGGCCTCCAGACCTCAACACACCCAGGCTGTTCCTTCCTTGTGGTGATGTCGAAACCACCCCATCGGTTCTCACGGCTTGATAAAAGTCACACActtaaaacaagtaaataaacaaacaaggagCATACCTTACTTTTAAGTCCATTCAGCCAAAAAAGACAAAGCCAACATCATGAGGACCTGCCGGCTTACGGGCTACCCTAGAGTACCACCATTCACTTTccggagtgttaaaagtagaagttccGAAACAATGTCAAAGTTATATATTGGCGTTGGTGAGACCTTCTGCTAGGGAGCACTGCAAGTCCTTTAAGTATTGTCACAGGTGCAAGGGGAACAGCAATCATTGCTTAAACGGCTCCAGTATATTGAAAGAACCGGTGGTACAGAGAGCGTGGCCCGGGAGCCTTTTTGAGACTAAGTAAAGCGAGCGGGAGACGCCAAAGAGTGACCCCACCAAGACAAAACAGTCGTGAAGTGTCttaagtgaaaatgaaaaataatagtagtaataatgataataatcataatgataatgataatagtaataataataagaacaagaacaagaacaagaacaagaagaaaagaaaatgaaattacaATATATACATGAATACAGTGACAGCTCGGCCACACCTTAGCTGCGACCTCGCAGCGAACAAAACATACAGATATGGGTGGCACAAAGCAttacaagaacaataataataagaatgagaaataCGTATATAGAGGTACAATTGTATAAAATCACACAGCAGTAACACAAATAATATTATAGAACATGTGTGCAACAcacaaaaattatacaaaaagtATCCCTCCTACaggactaatatatatatatatatatatatatatatatatatatatatatatatatatatatatatatatatatatatatatatatatatatatatatatatatatatatatatatatatatatatatatatatatatatatatatatatatattatatatatatatatatatatatatatatatatatatatatatatatatatatatatatatatatatatatatatatatatgcatgccAGTGTAACGTCGTGCACGTTCCAAGTTTGTGGAGGAAAAAGACGTGGACGGCGCCGAAGTCGTAATGATAGAACATTATTCTGTGATGGCTGTACACGACTAATACTTCCAGATGCATAAGtcgaataaaaataatgaactaGTTCCTCTAGCCCTTCAGGAGCTGCAGTTTTCAGTTCCATTCCCTCCTCAACGTCAGCCAAGGGTAAAATTGCTGTACCATCGAGCTTGACAACAAAgtgtttaatttcttcttcatttctgtaTCTTTGAACAAGACCAAGTTCTTGAATTTTCCTCCAAGTACTCTGCGTTAGATGATAAAAGCAGCCCTGCGTTCTGTCATGGTGACCGAGGACTATTTGAATAGCATTCATGGCAGATGTCTTGAAGTCCGTGACAGTAACAGTTGTATCAGGAGTGAATCTCAATTCCTCACATCTGTTTACTGTTGCTTTGATGAGTGCTTCATAACCgctgttgtttgtttggtaACAAGCCATAAATAGCTGAAACTGCCGTATTACCCAATGACACACGAATAACATACAGCTGCATGAATATACTGGGGACTAAGGAAAAATTCCCATCCACCTACCACTTATCAGACGAAGCTAAGTGTTGCAGAACATTATCAACTgcaaaaacaagtattctgtTTGAAGACTGCGGCCCACTGTCATGTACTCGTATTAAGAATGGTTGTGGGTGCTCACCGCCTGTTGTTGACCATTCATCAGGAACATGAAATTCTCTCAGCGATACCGGGGCCTTTGGAAGTGAACCCTGCCTCTGACgtcggatattttttttttcactgattctTGATTTCCTAGATGTACTATCACAGGCTCAGGAGTTTCTTGAATGGCTGTGGCGAGTATACAAGCAGTGCTCTCGCTTgatgttttttactttttcacgaATACTGCATCGCAACTTCTCTGCTTCAACACTAGAATGATCACCGTCATGACTATGGACCACAGTTACTCTCACATCACCCAAAGTCAGGCTTGTTGTTATTGCACCGTTGCATCCTCTGTTTTTTCTCTGCGTACACTC includes:
- the LOC135107445 gene encoding pancreatic lipase-related protein 3-like; amino-acid sequence: MDPAGPFFYNVTEEHRLDPSDAEFVQVIHTDICLGMGKQMGHVDFYPNGGKHQPACSFGLTAPGEARGCNHDVAQDYWLESINGETPFLAHPCQDWDAFQAGLCDTCGKGCLQMGFHVEKNLTGTYYLRTSGASPYAMVKGTDPTDPELRLALFISYQDTDPTNSGPRTQRCSLCVFPTCLQVLLVPG